One Porphyromonas pogonae genomic region harbors:
- a CDS encoding polyprenyl synthetase family protein → MELTPIKAYVADYIDDFHQQFDGVLKSKSEWLTEAVQHLATATGKQVRPLLTSLIGKLFVEDLPQKTIDAAVLLELIHTATLIHDDVIDEANTRRGVSTLNAIYDNRIAVLMGDFILSSALLKAISLQDLRVMNIISSLGRDLTEGEIKQYETADKVLLSEETYFEVIHQKTAILFMACAEIGAMSVDVSQDDIDRVRLFGEKLGYAFQIRDDIFDYYKSNDVGKPTGNDIREGKITLPLLYALQNTVSMEQEACMAILKQKHLSQEDVARLISFAVDNGGIEYATKRMQGFVDEAKALLEIYPCNEAHKYLDTLADFIVERKR, encoded by the coding sequence ATGGAATTAACCCCTATCAAGGCTTACGTTGCCGATTATATTGACGATTTCCATCAACAGTTCGACGGTGTATTAAAAAGTAAATCGGAGTGGTTGACTGAAGCAGTACAACATCTTGCCACAGCTACAGGTAAACAGGTCCGTCCTTTATTGACTTCACTTATCGGTAAATTATTTGTTGAGGATCTTCCTCAGAAAACAATAGATGCCGCTGTGTTACTGGAACTCATACACACGGCTACACTTATTCATGACGATGTTATAGATGAGGCCAATACCCGTCGTGGTGTATCTACCCTCAACGCTATATATGACAATCGCATAGCTGTGCTTATGGGTGATTTTATCCTGTCATCAGCACTGCTCAAAGCCATATCCCTACAGGATCTGCGGGTGATGAATATCATATCGTCATTGGGTCGGGATCTTACTGAGGGTGAGATCAAGCAATATGAGACCGCAGATAAAGTATTGCTCAGTGAAGAGACCTATTTTGAGGTAATACACCAGAAGACAGCCATCCTGTTTATGGCTTGTGCCGAAATAGGTGCGATGAGTGTGGATGTATCACAGGACGATATAGACCGTGTGCGTCTCTTCGGAGAGAAGCTCGGCTATGCCTTCCAGATTCGTGATGATATCTTTGACTATTATAAAAGCAATGACGTAGGCAAGCCTACCGGCAATGACATAAGAGAAGGTAAAATTACCTTGCCGCTACTCTATGCTTTACAAAATACTGTGAGTATGGAGCAAGAAGCATGCATGGCTATCTTGAAGCAAAAGCACTTATCTCAAGAAGACGTTGCCAGATTGATCAGTTTTGCCGTGGACAATGGTGGTATCGAATATGCCACCAAGCGTATGCAGGGTTTTGTGGATGAGGCGAAAGCTTTGCTCGAAATATATCCGTGCAATGAGGCTCATAAGTACCTCGACACACTTGCCGATTTCATTGTGGAGCGCAAGCGATAG
- a CDS encoding mechanosensitive ion channel family protein gives MFIFQTKTDPLEHGIDKMFDAANPIIEASMKFLHSMGIPKDTVRAINIGFMIAVVLLIGGMLQFLFTKLFDAITRKLGRHERMVYFTDLLNNKIPYLLAIIIPFSFVRISINTVLEGQREFFKIALMILEIYWIIFMARLAIAFVNSIRDYLRRKKEFSDKPLDSFAQVFKIFVIFLTAIFVVSTLLNKDLEKLLTGLGAFSAVLLLIFKDSIVGFVASIQVSANDMVRIGDWVTIPSQGADGDVVKISLTTVKIRAFDNTIVTVPTYSLISSSMQNWRGMKETGCRRIKRPLHIKQSSVRFVTPEDLRELKRIKLITHYIDEKGAEIKKHNEEISADDMLVNGRRFTNLGLFEKYIESYIKNHPRISKEMLCMVRQLEPNEKGVPVEIYCFAKTTEWSEYESIITDIFDHIIAVVPYFDLQIFESISDTSLKHIRNISPGEHPFE, from the coding sequence ATGTTTATTTTTCAGACAAAAACAGATCCATTGGAGCACGGTATAGACAAGATGTTCGACGCTGCCAACCCTATCATAGAAGCATCGATGAAGTTTCTGCACAGCATGGGTATACCCAAAGATACTGTGCGAGCCATCAATATCGGTTTTATGATAGCTGTAGTATTGCTCATAGGCGGAATGCTGCAGTTTCTTTTTACCAAACTGTTCGATGCCATTACCCGCAAACTCGGTAGGCACGAGCGCATGGTGTATTTTACAGACTTACTAAACAACAAAATACCCTATCTCCTCGCTATCATCATACCTTTTAGCTTTGTACGTATCTCTATCAATACAGTATTGGAGGGACAGCGCGAATTTTTTAAGATAGCGCTGATGATACTCGAGATCTATTGGATTATTTTTATGGCCAGGCTGGCAATAGCCTTTGTAAATTCTATACGCGACTATCTGAGACGTAAAAAAGAGTTCAGCGACAAACCGCTGGATAGCTTTGCCCAGGTATTCAAGATCTTCGTTATCTTCCTTACTGCCATCTTTGTGGTCTCCACGCTACTCAACAAAGATCTGGAAAAGTTGCTGACGGGGCTTGGTGCTTTCTCTGCCGTTTTGCTATTGATATTTAAGGATAGCATCGTGGGGTTTGTAGCAAGTATACAAGTATCCGCCAATGACATGGTAAGGATAGGAGACTGGGTAACCATCCCTTCGCAAGGAGCGGATGGGGATGTGGTGAAAATATCACTAACAACAGTAAAAATAAGAGCCTTCGACAATACTATCGTTACGGTGCCCACCTATTCATTGATTTCGAGCAGCATGCAAAATTGGCGAGGCATGAAAGAAACAGGATGTAGGCGTATCAAACGTCCTCTACATATCAAACAATCATCGGTGAGATTCGTAACTCCTGAAGACCTCAGAGAGCTCAAAAGAATAAAGCTTATTACACATTACATTGACGAAAAAGGAGCGGAGATCAAGAAGCATAATGAAGAAATATCGGCCGATGATATGCTTGTCAATGGGCGTAGGTTTACTAATCTGGGGCTTTTTGAGAAGTATATAGAGAGTTACATCAAGAATCACCCACGAATCAGCAAAGAAATGCTATGCATGGTAAGACAGTTGGAACCTAATGAGAAAGGGGTGCCGGTAGAAATATATTGCTTTGCAAAGACTACGGAGTGGAGCGAATATGAAAGTATCATTACAGACATATTTGATCATATCATTGCTGTAGTACCCTACTTCGATTTACAGATTTTCGAGAGCATATCCGACACTTCCCTCAAACATATACGCAATATTTCCCCCGGAGAACATCCGTTTGA